In a genomic window of Phragmites australis chromosome 14, lpPhrAust1.1, whole genome shotgun sequence:
- the LOC133891750 gene encoding uncharacterized protein LOC133891750, producing MAEMVSSAIVQETVSLIVSGLAHKHEGKEKSNTDANLERLEMAHIKLEAALETSDKWQITDASLLRWHKKLKRAAQECDDTLHKCKQRIIEEEQMEKEVSKSSFPKRIAHTTKSFVFSLFSRNNDGLSRSIVRRFEWFADGASEFLRFIELGGTPRRHMPFDPLIRHLFTGKKLQHKITRENKCPLFLLWVPFITAEHGIEASLIFIRKDSNAPEANFYLSVMLQLSESTDIVGVIIKCLQLFASHFKSTVEIIRNELTQLPTQDLSWVPFVDSCQRESCNMDRQGKRGGIEH from the coding sequence ATGGCGGAGATGGTCAGTTCTGCGATTGTCCAGGAAACAGTTAGCCTAATTGTATCTGGTCTGGCTCACAAGCATGAAGGTAAAGAGAAATCAAATACCGATGCAAACTTAGAGAGGCTGGAGATGGCACATATCAAGTTGGAGGCTGCTCTTGAGACATCTGACAAGTGGCAGATCACTGATGCATCATTGTTGCGTTGGCACAAGAAACTGAAGCGTGCTGCTCAAGAGTGCGATGACACACTGCACAAATGCAAGCAGAGAATCATAGAAGAAGAGCAGATGGAGAAGGAAGTGAGTAAATCCTCCTTTCCTAAACGTATAGCACATACTACCAAGTCATTTGTTTTCTCCTTGTTTAGCCGCAACAACGACGGGTTGAGCAGATCCATTGTTCGGAGATTTGAGTGGTTTGCAGATGGTGCTAGTGAGTTTCTGAGATTTATAGAGCTCGGCGGCACGCCACGCCGTCACATGCCCTTCGACCCTCTTATCAGGCACCTTTTTACAGGCAAGAAACTACAGCATAAAATCACTCGGGAAAACAAGTGCCCTTTGTTTCTACTGTGGGTGCCCTTTATTACGGCAGAGCATGGGATAGAGGCTAGCCTGATCTTTATCCGGAAAGATAGTAATGCACCAGAGGCTAATTTTTACCTTAGCGTAATGCTACAGCTTTCAGAGAGTACAGACATAGTTGGTGTCATAATTAAGTGCTTGCAATTGTTTGCCTCTCATTTCAAGTCTACAGTTGAAATCATTAGGAACGAACTTACTCAACTACCTACTCAAGACTTGTCATGGGTTCCATTTGTCGATTCGTGCCAAAGAGAATCATGTAACATGGATCGACAAGGCAAACGGGGAGGAATAGAACACTAG
- the LOC133891752 gene encoding uncharacterized protein LOC133891752: MAEMVSSAIVQETVSLIVSGLAHKHEGKEKSNTDANLERLEMAHIKLEAALETSNKWQITDASLLRWHKKLKRAAQECDDTLHKCKQRIIEEEQMEKEVSKSSFPKRIAHTTKSFVFSLFSRNNDGLSRSIVRRFEWFADGASEFLRFIELGGTPRRHMPFDPLIRHLFTGKKLQHKITRENKCPLFLLWVPFITAEHGIEASLIFIRKDSNAPEANFYLSVMLQLSESTDIVGVIIKCLQLFASHFKSTVEIIRNELTQLPTQDLSWVPFVDSCQRESCNMDRQGKRGGIEH, from the coding sequence ATGGCGGAGATGGTCAGTTCTGCGATTGTCCAGGAAACAGTTAGCCTAATTGTATCTGGTCTGGCTCACAAGCATGAAGGTAAAGAGAAATCAAATACCGATGCAAACTTAGAGAGGCTGGAGATGGCACACATCAAGTTGGAGGCTGCTCTTGAGACATCCAATAAGTGGCAGATCACTGATGCATCATTGTTGCGTTGGCACAAGAAACTGAAGCGTGCTGCTCAAGAGTGCGATGACACACTGCACAAATGCAAGCAGAGAATCATAGAAGAAGAGCAGATGGAGAAGGAAGTGAGTAAATCCTCCTTTCCTAAACGTATAGCACATACTACCAAGTCATTTGTTTTCTCCTTGTTTAGCCGCAACAACGACGGGTTGAGCAGATCCATTGTTCGGAGATTTGAGTGGTTTGCAGATGGTGCTAGTGAGTTTCTGAGATTTATAGAGCTCGGCGGCACGCCACGCCGTCACATGCCCTTCGACCCTCTTATCAGGCACCTTTTTACAGGCAAGAAACTACAGCATAAAATCACTCGGGAAAACAAGTGCCCTTTGTTTCTACTGTGGGTGCCCTTTATTACGGCAGAGCATGGGATAGAGGCTAGCCTGATCTTTATCCGGAAAGATAGTAATGCACCAGAGGCTAATTTTTACCTTAGCGTAATGCTACAGCTTTCAGAGAGTACAGACATAGTTGGTGTCATAATTAAGTGCTTGCAATTGTTTGCCTCTCATTTCAAGTCTACAGTTGAAATCATTAGGAACGAACTTACTCAACTACCTACTCAAGACTTGTCATGGGTTCCATTTGTCGATTCGTGCCAAAGAGAATCATGTAACATGGATCGACAAGGCAAACGGGGAGGAATAGAACACTAG
- the LOC133891749 gene encoding uncharacterized protein LOC133891749, with amino-acid sequence MAEMVSSAIVQETVSLIVSGLAHKHEGKEKSNTDANLERLEMAHIKLEAALETSDKWQITDASLLRWHKKLKRAAQECDDTLHKCKQRIIEEEQMEKEVSKSSFPKRIAHTTKSFVFSLFSRNNDGLSRSIVRRFEWFADGASEFLRFIELGGTPRRHMPFDPLIRHLFTGKKLQHKITRENKCPLFLLWVPFITAEHGIEASLIFMQKDDNVPEDDFFLSVMLQVSESTDIVGIAIKCLQLFAPLFKSTVETIRKELMQLPTQDFSWVPYVDSHQKEHWDNLLSLGTQWFRPNPLCCKQHELRRSSKVSMSELPDVSLEPVIEVNLQCQVSQSESIRQRTSLSEGRISLQDPLHLKAGLLFMPHGSSEDLLPANTSSAVEVTNGEEQNCLHSNITLQQMEEILLPKAIDYFHQNTEASVYQMLWKSKHGTAYVHVKNASMKNRSTRRMIWAARKGKLLQRKEQGLESRTHVIPHFLDLWVVHAPVWLQGSIADWIQKEKEKQLIPPSLCLEF; translated from the coding sequence ATGGCGGAGATGGTCAGTTCTGCGATTGTCCAGGAAACAGTTAGCCTAATTGTATCTGGTCTGGCTCACAAGCATGAAGGTAAAGAGAAATCAAATACCGATGCAAACTTAGAGAGGCTGGAGATGGCACATATCAAGTTGGAGGCTGCTCTTGAGACATCTGACAAGTGGCAGATCACTGATGCATCATTGTTGCGTTGGCACAAGAAACTGAAGCGTGCTGCTCAAGAGTGCGATGACACACTGCACAAATGCAAGCAGAGAATCATAGAAGAAGAGCAGATGGAGAAGGAAGTGAGTAAATCCTCCTTTCCTAAACGTATAGCACATACTACCAAGTCATTTGTTTTCTCCTTGTTTAGCCGCAACAACGACGGGTTGAGCAGATCCATTGTTCGGAGATTTGAGTGGTTTGCAGATGGTGCTAGTGAGTTTCTGAGATTTATAGAGCTCGGCGGCACGCCACGCCGTCACATGCCCTTCGACCCTCTTATCAGGCACCTTTTTACAGGCAAGAAACTACAGCATAAAATCACTCGGGAAAACAAGTGCCCTTTGTTTCTACTGTGGGTGCCCTTTATTACGGCAGAGCATGGGATAGAGGCTAGCCTGATCTTTATGCAGAAAGATGATAATGTACCGGAGGATGATTTTTTCCTTAGTGTAATGTTACAGGTTTCAGAGAGTACTGACATAGTTGGGATTGCAATTAAGTGCTTGCAGTTGTTTGCCCCTCTTTTCAAGTCTACAGTTGAAACCATTAGGAAAGAACTTATGCAACTACCTACACAAGACTTCTCATGGGTGCCATATGTTGATTCACACCAGAAAGAACATTGGGACAATCTTCTTAGTTTGGGCACTCAATGGTTTCGCCCAAACCCATTATGTTGTAAGCAGCATGAGCTTCGTCGTAGTAGCAAGGTATCCATGTCAGAATTACCAGATGTTTCTCTAGAACCAGTTATTGAAGTGAATTTGCAGTGCCAAGTCTCACAGTCTGAGTCCATCCGACAGAGGACCTCGCTGTCCGAAGGCAGAATTTCTCTGCAAGATCCTCTACACCTGAAAGCTGGACTCCTCTTTATGCCCCATGGCTCTTCAGAAGACCTGCTGCCAGCGAATACAAGTTCTGCAGTAGAGGTGACCAACGGCGAGGAGCAGAATTGCTTGCATTCAAACATTACATTGCAACAGATGGAAGAGATCTTGCTGCCAAAGGCGATAGATTACTTCCACCAGAACACCGAAGCTTCAGTCTACCAGATGCTTTGGAAGTCTAAACATGGCACTGCATACGTTCATGTTAAGAATGCAAGTATGAAGAACCGAAGCACACGGAGAATGATTTGGGCAGCTAGGAAAGGAAAGCTGTTGCAAAGAAAGGAACAGGGTCTGGAGAGCCGGACACATGTGATCCCTCACTTCCTTGACTTATGGGTTGTACATGCACCCGTCTGGTTGCAGGGCTCCATTGCGGACTGGAttcagaaagaaaaggaaaagcagTTGATACCACCATCGCTATGCCTGGAATTCTAG